A window from Ictalurus punctatus breed USDA103 unplaced genomic scaffold, Coco_2.0 Super-Scaffold_100046, whole genome shotgun sequence encodes these proteins:
- the LOC128630150 gene encoding E3 ubiquitin-protein ligase UBR2-like, translating into MHVCSYSNSEQPGLAHWLNTTCQQIRALHSAHKRAKPTNAGETETVEDSPPPESFRLDHTPVNPYSSSIREMLMTFGAATYKVGLKVHPNEQDPRVPIMCWGSCSCTIQSIERLLVDEEKPCLEVYPVDRYDNPTYCHISAQPGLGFPRSNTHF; encoded by the exons atgcatgtttgtaGTTACAGCAATAGTGAGCAGCCAGGTCTGGCTCATTGGCTGAATACAACATGCCAGCAGATCAGAGCCTTGCACTCTGCTCATAAGAGAGCCAAGCCAACAA atgctggtgagacagagactgtggaggactctcctcctcctgagaGTTTCAGGCTGGACCACACACCAGT CAACCCTTATTCAAGCTCCATAAGGGAGATGCTGATGACATTTGGGGCCGCCACTTATAAAGTTGGCCTTAAGGTGCACCCTAATGAGCAGGACCCCCGTGTGCCTATCATGTGCTGGGGCAGCTGTTCTTGCACCATCCAGTCTATAG AGAGATTATTGGTAGATGAGGAGAAGCCTTGTTTGGAAGTTTACCCTGTAGACAGGTATGACAACCCAACTTattgtcatatctcagcccagccaggaCTCGGTTTCCCGAGAAGCAACACCCACTTCTAA
- the LOC128630122 gene encoding NLR family CARD domain-containing protein 3 isoform X4 — translation MTSNMSVSGKQDLKRDERMMEGKRSDSPEPSCVSMKSDESMHHPFTFRDGASSPDVRPQQKKSNLSRNQLDSIFKELEHKVITLMKNELKRFRKLLSPDYPACTEREVQDEEDLHSVRDGALKITLHFLKNMNHTDLANTLHNKLASVYQPKLKSSLREKFKRINEGISQHGSSALLNEIYTDLYITEGWSGDVNNEHEVRQIETASRRPATQETPIKCNDLFKDKSIRSVLTKGVAGIGKTVSVQKFILDWAEGKANQDVTFMLPLPFRELNLMKQKQLSLMDLLHHFFPEIRKLEVIDCDSYKVVLIFDGLDECRLPLNFQKNERLCDVTESASVDVLLTNLIKGNLLPSALLWITSRPGAASQIPPECVDQVTEVRGFSDPQKEEYFRKRISDRSLANKIISHMKSSRSLYIMCHIPVFCWISATVLERMLGGAESGEIPKTLTQMFTHFLIFQIKHKEQKYHQKCDPDPQQTRASILALGKLAFQQLEKGNLIFYEEDLRECGIDVREVSVYSGVCTQIFREEFGLHLGKVFSFVHLSVQEFLAALYTFLSFISRNVTEQPTTFMSDLRKSDMSDLLRSAVDKALQSENGHLDLFLRFLLGLSLESNQTLLRGLMPQTGSSSHSKQETVEYIKEKIRENPSPEKSINLFHCLNELNDHSLVQEVQSYLNRGGHSRLSGTRLSPAQWSALVFVLLNSDQELDVFNLRKYDPSEKCLLKLLPVVKASRRAELRVCKLTEESCRVLSSVLRSNSSRLRELNLSHNYNLQDSGVKLLSAGLENPHCTLEILRMWNCRITDEGCAALASALRSNSSSHLRELNLKGNNPGESGVKLLSDLLKDPHCNLETLHINYNKLTRTAYDRSLTSNLFSRITQSW, via the exons aatgatggagggaaagagatcagactcaccagaacccagctgtgtgtccatgaagagtgatgagTCAATGCATCATCCATTTACCTTCAGAGAcggagccagttctcctgatgtgag accacaacagaagaaatcaaacctcagcagaaatcagctggactccatattcaag gagctggaacacaaagtcatcactctgatgaagaatgagctgaagaggtttaggaagctcctgagtccagattacccagcatgcactgagagggaggtgcaggatgaggaggatctgcacagtgtcagagacggagcgctgaagatcacactgcacttcctgaagaacatgaaccacacagatctcgctaacacactgcacaaca aactcgcctctgtgtatcagccaaagctgaaatccagcctgagagagaagtttaaaagaattaatgaaggaatctcacagcatggaagctcagcacttctgaatgagatctacacagatctctacatcacagagggttggagtggagacgtcaataatgaacatgaggtgagacagattgagacagcgtccaggagaccagcaacacaggagacacccatcaaatgtaacgatctctttaaagacaagtccatcagaagtgttctgactaaaggagttgctggaattggaaaaacagtctctgtgcagaagttcattctggactgggctgaaggaaaagcaaatcaggacgtcaccttcatgcttccacttccctttagagagctgaatctgatgaagcagaaacagctcagtctgatggatcttcttcatcactttttccctgaaatAAGAAAACTAGAAGTAATAGACTGTGACTCCTacaaagtggtgttgatctttgatggtctggatgagtgtcgacttcctctaaatttccagaagaatgagagactgtgtgatgtgacagagtcagcctcagtggatgtgctgctgacgaacctcatcaaggggaatctgcttccctctgctctcctctggatcacctctcgaccaggagcagccagtcagatccctcctgagtgtgtagaccaggtgacagaggtacgagggttcagtgatcctcagaaagaggagtacttcaggaagaggatcagtgatcggagcctggccaataaaatcatctcacacatgaagtcttcaagaagcctctacatcatgtgccacatcccagtcttctgctggatctcagccactgttctagagagaatgttgggtggagcagagagtggagagatccccaagactctgactcaaatgttcacacacttcctgatctttcagatcaaacacaaggagcaaaagtaccatcagaaatgtgaccctgatcctcagcagaccagagcgagtatcctggcactgggaaaactggctttccaacagctggagaaaggaaacctgatcttctatgaggaagacctgagagagtgtggcattgatgtgagagaagtgtcagtgtactcaggagtgtgtacccaaatcttcagagaggagtttgggcttcacctggggaaggtgttcagctttgtacatctgagtgttcaggagtttctggctgctttatacacatttctctccttcatcagcagaaatgtaacagAACAACCAACCACATTTATGTCTGATCTCAGaaagtcagacatgtctgatctcctcaggagtgcagtggacaaggccttacagagtgagaacggacacctggacctgttcctccgcttccttctgggtctctcactggagtccaatcagactctcttacgaggcttaatgccccagacaggaagcagctctcacagcaaacaggaaacagtcgagtacatcaaggagaagatcagggagaatccatctccagagaaatccatcaatctgttccactgtctgaatgaactgaatgatcattctctagtgcaggaagtacagtcttacctgaacagaggaggtCACAGTCGTctcagtggaaccagactctctcctgctcagtggtcagctctggtgtttgtgttactgaactcagatcaggagctggatgtgtttaatttgaggaaatatgacccatcagagaaatgtcttctgaagctgctgccagtggtcaaagcctccagaagagctga gctgcgtgtgtgtaaactgacagaggaaagctgtagagttctgtcctcagttctcagatcaaactcctccagactgagagaactgaacctgagtcacaattataacctgcaggattcaggagtgaagctgctctctgctggactggagaatccacactgtacactggagatactgag gatgtggaactgcaggattacagatgaaggttgtgctgctctggcttctgctctgaggtcaaactcctcatcacacctgagagaactgaatctgaagggtaataatccaggagaatcaggagtgaagctgctctctgatctactgaaggatccacactgtaacctggagacactaca cattaactataataaactcaccaggacggcgtatgacaggagtctcacctcaaacctcttctccaggataacgcagtcttggtga